From Gammaproteobacteria bacterium, the proteins below share one genomic window:
- a CDS encoding DUF420 domain-containing protein — MNLDDIVPFLPHFQALLNTAATLLLASGYYFIRNARLGLHRTCMATALVISSIFMISYLTYHAKVGYLPFAGQGLIRPFYFTLLASHVILAAVIVPMVLITVFFAIKGNFRQHPRIARWTLPLWFYVSVSGVVIYILGFHVYTGEI, encoded by the coding sequence ATGAACCTCGATGACATTGTCCCCTTTCTGCCGCATTTCCAGGCTTTGCTCAACACCGCGGCAACACTGTTGCTGGCATCGGGCTATTACTTCATCCGCAATGCAAGGCTCGGACTGCATCGAACCTGCATGGCGACCGCGCTGGTGATCTCAAGTATATTCATGATCTCCTACCTGACCTATCACGCCAAGGTTGGATATCTGCCATTCGCGGGACAAGGGCTCATTCGCCCGTTTTATTTCACACTGCTGGCTTCCCACGTCATTCTTGCCGCGGTTATCGTGCCAATGGTGTTAATCACGGTATTTTTCGCCATTAAAGGCAACTTTAGGCAACATCCGCGTATTGCCCGCTGGACCCTTCCGCTGTGGTTCTACGTGTCGGTTTCCGGTGTCGTGATCTATATTCTCGGGTTCCACGTTTACACCGGCGAAATTTAA
- a CDS encoding MFS transporter, producing MPEPTASPVSRRQAIVAFALGTLFFGYAFVQRVSPSVMTSELMRDFAVGGAALGSLSAFYFYAYASIQLPVGMLTDHFGPRKLMSFAAALCALASIVFAFSDSLLTASVGRALIGGTVAFGFVGTLAIAGYWFRPAQYAMLAGLLQTVGMSGAIFGQAPLRQVVESLGWRGTILVLALVALVIALLLFWLVPLRSSEQKQHRKQHSVLKGLKAVTTNPQTWLCSLIGFGMAATMLAFGGLWGVPWLNNVHGYNTTEAAAVTSMLFVGWAIFSPVCGWTSDRMARRNMILVAGSTIALAALAVLVFYTPRNTPVLMALIFIVGAAGSSMTVCFGSVKELNDENYSSTSLGLMNMCIVGSGAVMQPLIGGLLDLNWNGEMLAGARVYSSSAYTLAFSSLLGVNLAAIIAALFLRETHCRQVN from the coding sequence ATGCCCGAACCAACTGCCTCACCCGTCAGTCGTCGCCAGGCGATCGTCGCCTTTGCGCTGGGTACACTGTTCTTCGGCTACGCGTTTGTCCAGCGCGTATCGCCCAGCGTCATGACCAGCGAGCTAATGCGAGACTTCGCCGTGGGGGGTGCAGCACTGGGTTCGCTGTCGGCATTCTACTTTTACGCCTATGCCTCGATTCAGCTACCCGTGGGTATGCTGACCGATCATTTCGGGCCACGCAAGTTGATGAGTTTCGCGGCGGCGTTATGCGCCCTCGCCTCGATCGTATTTGCATTTAGCGATTCGTTGCTAACCGCTTCCGTGGGGCGGGCACTGATCGGTGGCACCGTCGCCTTCGGTTTTGTCGGCACCCTGGCCATTGCCGGATACTGGTTCAGGCCCGCGCAGTACGCGATGCTGGCGGGTTTGTTACAGACGGTAGGTATGAGCGGAGCTATTTTCGGGCAGGCGCCATTGCGCCAGGTGGTCGAATCCCTGGGCTGGCGCGGTACGATCCTGGTGCTGGCGCTGGTAGCACTGGTAATCGCGTTATTGCTGTTCTGGCTGGTGCCGCTACGTTCGAGTGAACAAAAACAACATCGCAAGCAACACAGTGTTTTAAAAGGTTTAAAAGCGGTAACGACCAACCCGCAAACCTGGCTCTGTTCGCTGATCGGTTTCGGTATGGCCGCGACCATGCTCGCATTCGGCGGCTTGTGGGGCGTGCCCTGGCTAAACAACGTGCATGGCTATAACACCACCGAAGCCGCTGCGGTAACCTCGATGCTGTTCGTCGGTTGGGCGATATTTTCGCCCGTTTGTGGCTGGACCTCGGACCGGATGGCACGCCGCAATATGATTTTGGTGGCGGGTTCGACAATTGCCCTGGCAGCGCTTGCAGTTCTGGTTTTTTATACCCCGCGTAACACCCCGGTCCTGATGGCGCTGATCTTTATCGTCGGCGCGGCAGGTAGTTCGATGACGGTCTGCTTCGGCTCGGTCAAGGAGTTGAACGACGAAAACTACAGCAGCACCTCGCTTGGCTTGATGAACATGTGCATCGTTGGCTCAGGCGCAGTGATGCAACCACTGATCGGCGGGCTACTCGACCTCAACTGGAACGGTGAAATGCTGGCGGGTGCACGCGTTTACTCATCGAGCGCTTACACGCTGGCCTTCAGTAGTTTACTGGGGGTGAACCTGGCGGCCATCATTGCCGCATTATTTCTGCGCGAGACGCATTGTCGGCAAGTTAACTAG
- a CDS encoding hydrogenase iron-sulfur subunit, producing MIINPLKRVYLALESWFNISFGTEWNPLYHLGTLSFFLFWVILVSGIYLFIPFHGSLEGAHASVEYMTHDQWYAAGVMRSLHRYASDAVIVTVLLHLFKEFASGRYRGFRWFSWVTGIPNLWMVVTIGITGYWLVWDEMAQYIAVGSAQLMDALPIFSGAMTRNFVSGQMTDRFFILIEFLHLLGQPMLLIFMLWLHVKRLSNVNINPPRGLAAGTFLALLALSLYAPAVSHAPANLGMVPREIHLDWFYLNVYPLLEYWPAGQVWMLTISVTLLLMMLPWLLPKKDGPKAVVDLDHCNGCGLCFDDCPFDAISVQARTDGARYEHEVVVNPALCGACGICAGSCPASNPFRTPRGELKTGIDMPQLPVDEMRRLTRETIDTMTADLKIIVFGCEHGLNVKRLDSDDTRGIKLICSGMLPPTLVEYALKQGADGVMVTGCRHNDCYFRFGNRWTRMRFDGERKPSLRGRAERERIRMHGAAEPDKRDVDRDLDDFRRHLRTLNQVNQISAVEAD from the coding sequence GTGATAATCAATCCGCTAAAGCGAGTCTATCTCGCGCTCGAATCGTGGTTTAACATTTCCTTCGGCACCGAGTGGAATCCGCTGTACCACCTCGGCACCCTGTCGTTCTTCCTGTTCTGGGTCATCCTGGTTAGCGGAATTTACCTGTTCATCCCGTTTCATGGCAGCCTCGAAGGGGCACATGCCTCGGTGGAATACATGACCCATGACCAATGGTACGCGGCGGGCGTTATGCGCAGCCTGCATCGCTATGCCTCGGACGCGGTAATTGTTACGGTCCTGCTGCACCTGTTCAAGGAGTTTGCATCGGGACGTTACCGCGGATTTCGCTGGTTTTCGTGGGTGACCGGAATACCCAACCTGTGGATGGTAGTGACAATTGGTATCACGGGATACTGGCTGGTCTGGGATGAAATGGCGCAGTATATCGCGGTCGGTTCGGCGCAGCTAATGGATGCCCTGCCGATTTTTTCGGGGGCGATGACGCGAAATTTCGTCTCCGGTCAGATGACCGATCGATTCTTCATCCTGATCGAGTTTCTGCATCTCCTGGGTCAACCGATGCTATTAATTTTCATGTTATGGCTGCATGTCAAGCGCCTTTCCAACGTCAACATCAATCCGCCGCGTGGACTTGCCGCGGGGACCTTTCTCGCCCTGCTGGCATTGTCCCTGTATGCACCGGCAGTCAGCCATGCCCCCGCCAATCTGGGCATGGTACCCCGGGAAATTCACCTCGACTGGTTTTATCTGAATGTATACCCGTTACTCGAATACTGGCCTGCCGGACAGGTCTGGATGCTGACGATAAGTGTTACCCTGTTGTTGATGATGTTGCCGTGGCTGTTGCCGAAGAAAGACGGTCCGAAAGCGGTTGTCGATCTCGATCACTGTAACGGCTGTGGGCTCTGCTTCGATGATTGTCCCTTCGATGCGATATCAGTGCAGGCACGTACCGATGGTGCTCGCTACGAGCACGAGGTGGTGGTTAATCCCGCGCTTTGCGGTGCCTGCGGGATTTGTGCAGGCTCCTGCCCGGCTTCCAATCCGTTTCGGACGCCACGTGGCGAATTAAAGACGGGTATCGACATGCCGCAATTACCGGTCGACGAAATGCGTCGCCTGACCCGCGAAACCATCGACACGATGACGGCAGATCTAAAGATTATTGTCTTCGGCTGCGAGCATGGATTGAACGTTAAACGCCTGGATAGTGACGATACCCGCGGTATAAAGCTTATCTGCAGCGGCATGCTGCCACCAACACTGGTCGAGTATGCGCTAAAGCAAGGCGCCGATGGTGTCATGGTGACCGGCTGTCGGCACAATGACTGCTATTTCCGCTTCGGCAATCGCTGGACCAGGATGCGCTTTGACGGCGAGCGCAAACCAAGCCTGCGGGGCAGGGCCGAACGCGAACGAATTCGCATGCATGGTGCCGCCGAGCCTGACAAGCGTGATGTCGACCGGGATCTGGATGACTTTCGCAGGCATTTGCGGACGCTGAATCAGGTTAATCAAATTTCTGCAGTTGAGGCGGACTGA
- a CDS encoding SCO family protein, with the protein MRFKLLICSFLLHMMLPSDAWAISQSTAPGDSVVKTAPAFDYDQALATSQAAIGSEVGDHRFIDTDGEVLTLGQLRGKPLVLSMVYTSCYQICPMTTRHLSKIVQKARAALGDDSFTVVAIGFDTAIDTPDAMRYFAAKQGVIDQDWKLLSTDPQTIKNLSKELGFLYYPSSNGFDHLIQATIIDAGGRVYRQVYGQVFDTPMLVDPLIELVLGRKAPEQPLLANLVSKIKLFCTTYDPVRDGYYFDYSLFLGMLIGATIILVAGTVVVRGWPRN; encoded by the coding sequence ATGCGATTCAAGTTGCTGATATGTAGTTTTCTGCTGCATATGATGCTGCCTTCTGACGCCTGGGCAATATCGCAATCTACAGCGCCCGGCGACAGCGTCGTGAAGACAGCCCCGGCCTTTGACTATGACCAGGCACTCGCCACCAGCCAGGCGGCGATCGGTTCCGAGGTTGGTGATCACCGGTTTATCGATACCGACGGCGAGGTCCTGACTCTCGGACAGTTACGTGGTAAACCTCTGGTGCTAAGCATGGTTTATACAAGCTGCTACCAGATTTGCCCGATGACAACGCGGCACCTGTCGAAGATTGTACAAAAGGCGCGGGCAGCGCTTGGCGATGACAGTTTCACGGTCGTGGCGATTGGTTTTGATACCGCTATCGATACCCCCGATGCGATGCGATACTTTGCTGCCAAACAGGGCGTCATTGACCAGGACTGGAAGCTGTTGAGTACCGACCCGCAAACGATCAAGAACCTGTCAAAGGAATTAGGGTTTCTCTATTATCCCTCTTCGAATGGCTTTGATCATTTGATCCAGGCGACCATTATCGATGCCGGGGGCCGGGTTTACCGGCAGGTCTACGGGCAGGTGTTCGATACGCCGATGCTGGTCGATCCGCTGATCGAACTTGTCCTCGGTCGCAAGGCTCCCGAGCAACCACTGCTAGCCAACCTGGTCAGCAAGATAAAACTCTTTTGTACGACCTATGATCCGGTGCGCGACGGCTACTACTTCGACTATTCATTGTTTCTGGGCATGTTGATCGGTGCTACGATCATTCTCGTTGCCGGTACGGTGGTCGTGCGCGGTTGGCCCAGAAACTAG
- the cyoE gene encoding heme o synthase has product MLNSLGANGIAPRDSETGSREQPGLAWNVFFSQVSNLLKFRIGVVMVLTALVAMVITPGSQPGALEMLVLAFAILVSAGSAGAFNQYFEVDLDRRVPRTRNRPFVTGYFRRGPMWLAIILLLLVVGVGSAALVLNLTAAFYIFLGAFFYAIVYTVWLKRRSWTNIVIGGASGSFAVLAGAAAVDPNIGPVPIMLALVLFLWTPSHFWSLAIAKNKDYARTGVPMLPVIIGNRRCAEVVLVNTLMLVAIAVLPFFYGMNWIYLLAAAGGGGYFIYHNWLMLRDPSPRVAMKSFFASLVQLVTLLVGAVLDVWILG; this is encoded by the coding sequence ATGCTGAACTCATTAGGGGCAAATGGAATCGCCCCGCGTGATAGTGAAACCGGTTCGCGGGAACAGCCAGGGCTGGCCTGGAATGTTTTTTTCAGCCAGGTTTCGAACCTTCTCAAGTTCAGGATTGGCGTGGTTATGGTGCTGACCGCGCTGGTGGCGATGGTGATAACGCCGGGTTCGCAACCCGGTGCGCTCGAGATGCTGGTACTCGCGTTTGCGATACTGGTCTCCGCCGGTAGCGCGGGCGCCTTCAACCAGTATTTCGAGGTCGATCTCGATCGCCGGGTACCACGTACCCGCAACCGGCCTTTCGTCACCGGGTACTTCCGTAGAGGCCCCATGTGGCTTGCGATTATCCTGCTATTGCTCGTCGTCGGTGTTGGCTCCGCTGCGCTGGTGTTGAACCTGACGGCAGCATTTTATATTTTTCTCGGCGCGTTTTTCTACGCAATCGTTTACACCGTCTGGCTGAAACGGCGTTCCTGGACCAACATCGTCATCGGGGGTGCATCGGGCAGCTTTGCAGTGCTCGCGGGCGCGGCCGCGGTAGATCCAAATATAGGGCCGGTGCCGATTATGCTCGCGCTGGTTTTGTTCTTGTGGACACCTTCGCATTTCTGGAGTCTCGCGATTGCGAAAAACAAGGATTACGCCCGCACCGGGGTACCCATGCTACCCGTCATAATCGGCAATCGTCGTTGCGCCGAAGTGGTGTTAGTCAATACGTTGATGCTGGTTGCCATTGCAGTCTTGCCGTTTTTCTATGGCATGAACTGGATTTACCTGCTGGCGGCGGCCGGTGGCGGCGGCTATTTCATTTACCACAACTGGCTCATGCTCAGGGATCCGTCCCCGCGCGTCGCGATGAAGAGTTTCTTCGCATCGCTGGTGCAGCTGGTAACGTTGCTTGTCGGCGCCGTGCTCGACGTCTGGATACTCGGTTAG
- a CDS encoding cbb3-type cytochrome c oxidase subunit I yields MAQFRVCPDSGFYFDKSAESLMKANAVAGAVSLLIAGILGLGVVLTRWQEVHLLPADVFYQALTGHGINALIFWIIFFEMAILYFASSTLLRTRLAAPRWAWAGFALMIIGMVMNNIAVLQGNSSVMMTSYAPMQAEPHFYLGLILFAVGALIGCFVFLGTLVIAKDDRTYEGSIPLVTFGALTACIIAIFTIASGAIILVPTFLWSIGYIGHIDAAMYRVIWWGLGHSSQQINVAAHVSVWYLIVGVLFNARPMSEKVSRTAFLLYILFLQLASAHHILVDPGISSEWKVFNTSYAMYLAVLASMIHGLTVPGSMEVAQRAKGLTKGMFEWLRKAPWGNPVFSGFFFALVIFGFLGGITGVVMGTEQINIIIHNTIYVPAHFHATVAVGTTLTFMALTYLLIPVLFRRALFLPWVAKWQPYVFSAGMTLMILFMLGAGTLGVSRRHWDMDFTGAMLGFEYPGTAYTMMAVAGIGGVLGVLGGAMYLVVTVGSLLFGKKLDASAGLFQGFGVPLAASVYNVTQPERLPMAPKLAVEEHGSAGFEAPGTFALAMALLVCFVVYYFINWDYLASVWPLS; encoded by the coding sequence ATGGCACAGTTCAGAGTCTGCCCGGATTCGGGATTCTATTTTGACAAGTCCGCCGAGAGCCTGATGAAGGCAAACGCGGTTGCCGGTGCTGTTTCATTGCTCATCGCGGGCATCCTGGGGTTAGGAGTTGTTTTGACCCGCTGGCAGGAGGTTCATTTACTGCCGGCCGATGTGTTTTACCAGGCGCTGACGGGGCATGGCATCAACGCGCTGATTTTCTGGATTATCTTCTTTGAAATGGCGATTCTGTACTTTGCCTCGTCGACGCTGTTACGCACTCGCCTGGCAGCGCCGCGCTGGGCCTGGGCGGGATTTGCGCTGATGATCATCGGTATGGTCATGAATAACATCGCGGTGTTACAGGGTAATTCGAGCGTGATGATGACGTCCTACGCGCCGATGCAGGCTGAACCTCATTTTTATCTCGGCCTGATCCTGTTTGCGGTCGGCGCACTGATCGGCTGCTTCGTGTTTCTGGGTACGCTGGTGATCGCGAAAGATGATCGTACTTACGAGGGTTCGATTCCACTGGTAACATTCGGCGCCCTGACCGCCTGTATTATCGCGATTTTCACAATAGCCTCGGGTGCGATAATCCTGGTGCCTACCTTCTTATGGTCGATCGGTTACATCGGTCACATCGATGCGGCAATGTACCGTGTCATCTGGTGGGGCCTGGGACATTCATCGCAACAAATTAACGTCGCGGCACATGTCTCGGTGTGGTACCTGATTGTCGGTGTGTTGTTTAACGCCCGCCCGATGTCAGAGAAAGTCAGTCGCACCGCATTCCTGCTTTACATCCTGTTCCTGCAGTTGGCGAGCGCGCATCATATCCTGGTAGACCCGGGGATCAGTTCCGAATGGAAGGTTTTCAATACCAGCTACGCGATGTACCTGGCGGTGTTGGCGAGCATGATCCATGGCCTCACGGTTCCGGGATCGATGGAAGTTGCGCAACGGGCCAAGGGCCTCACCAAGGGCATGTTCGAATGGTTGCGCAAGGCACCTTGGGGTAACCCGGTGTTCTCAGGCTTTTTCTTTGCGCTGGTGATCTTTGGCTTTCTCGGTGGTATTACCGGTGTGGTTATGGGTACCGAGCAGATCAATATCATCATCCATAACACCATCTACGTGCCGGCACATTTCCATGCGACCGTTGCCGTGGGTACCACGCTGACCTTCATGGCATTGACCTACCTGCTGATTCCAGTGTTGTTCAGGCGCGCGCTATTCCTGCCCTGGGTTGCGAAGTGGCAACCCTACGTATTCTCGGCCGGCATGACCCTGATGATCCTGTTCATGCTGGGTGCTGGAACCCTGGGTGTTTCGAGACGTCACTGGGACATGGATTTTACCGGTGCCATGCTGGGCTTTGAGTATCCGGGAACTGCTTACACGATGATGGCGGTGGCCGGTATCGGCGGCGTGCTCGGCGTACTCGGTGGGGCGATGTACCTGGTGGTAACCGTTGGATCACTGCTGTTTGGTAAAAAGCTCGACGCGTCTGCCGGCCTGTTCCAGGGGTTTGGCGTACCGTTGGCGGCTTCGGTCTACAACGTCACCCAGCCTGAGCGTTTACCGATGGCGCCCAAACTCGCGGTAGAAGAACACGGTTCCGCCGGTTTCGAAGCGCCGGGTACCTTTGCGCTGGCAATGGCGCTGCTGGTTTGTTTCGTCGTCTATTACTTTATTAACTGGGATTACCTGGCCTCGGTCTGGCCGCTTAGCTAA
- a CDS encoding cytochrome C oxidase subunit II, which translates to MSSFLPPSERNWWSTPVGKQEVIWIGIALVWCLIMFLMMPYWHIYGKQNLSNEAYQTTPQRFQSRVDEMVAQYKVGEQAGIPIVKPPAGSDVYMLGRLWQWYPILELEKDQSYRLHLSSMDWNHGFSLQPVNINLQILPGYETVITVAPDQAGEFTVVCNEFCGIGHHLMLGKIFVREN; encoded by the coding sequence ATGAGCTCATTCTTACCCCCATCGGAACGTAACTGGTGGAGCACGCCGGTTGGTAAACAGGAAGTTATCTGGATTGGAATTGCGCTGGTCTGGTGCCTGATTATGTTCCTGATGATGCCCTACTGGCATATCTACGGAAAACAGAACCTTTCCAATGAAGCCTACCAGACTACCCCGCAACGATTTCAGTCGAGAGTCGATGAAATGGTCGCGCAATACAAGGTCGGCGAACAAGCCGGGATACCGATTGTAAAACCGCCGGCCGGTAGTGATGTTTACATGCTCGGCAGGCTGTGGCAATGGTATCCGATTCTCGAGCTCGAAAAAGACCAGAGTTATCGCCTGCACCTGTCATCGATGGACTGGAATCATGGATTTTCGCTGCAACCGGTCAATATCAACCTGCAGATTCTTCCCGGCTATGAAACGGTGATAACGGTAGCTCCTGACCAGGCAGGCGAGTTCACGGTGGTGTGCAACGAGTTCTGCGGCATCGGGCATCACCTGATGCTCGGTAAAATCTTTGTGAGGGAGAATTAA
- a CDS encoding hemerythrin family protein, giving the protein MALIEWREDYCTGIKGVDYEHEQLIRQINAVHALITDQADKSLVIDSLGEIYGSISAHFALEEQMMQRHHYDHYLEHKADHERLLDDIRDITEEFEKSARMDEPKFKQKLADWFQLHFKTHDSRLHNLAGMKSHDPVSQSTLKTLIQNAKDRLLQRRVQQY; this is encoded by the coding sequence ATGGCATTGATTGAATGGCGTGAAGATTATTGCACCGGGATTAAAGGAGTCGACTACGAGCACGAACAACTCATTCGTCAGATCAATGCCGTGCACGCGTTAATCACGGATCAGGCTGACAAGAGCCTGGTAATCGACAGCCTGGGTGAAATCTATGGCAGCATCTCGGCCCACTTTGCACTCGAAGAACAAATGATGCAAAGGCATCACTACGACCACTATCTCGAGCACAAGGCCGATCATGAGCGCCTGCTGGATGATATTCGTGACATTACCGAGGAATTTGAGAAGTCAGCCAGGATGGATGAACCCAAATTCAAACAGAAACTGGCAGACTGGTTCCAGCTGCATTTCAAAACCCACGATTCCCGATTACACAATCTTGCCGGAATGAAGTCGCATGACCCGGTCAGCCAATCAACCCTGAAAACCCTGATTCAAAATGCAAAAGACAGACTATTGCAACGCCGGGTTCAACAGTATTAA
- a CDS encoding SCO family protein — protein sequence MTNKRILPIGTLVLGLVFGLVMLITHLLVKPPAPPSELEAVLRQDFRQLTPFQLQSHNRAPLSEKDLQGKWSYIFFGYLSCPDVCPNTLHELSQFWILLKDETGLEPEDLQVLFVSVDPERDSTETLARYVNHFNKKFISATAGKGAIDRLTKQFGAGYILEAETGPGQYLVTHTSAIFLVDPLGRLVATFSQPHYAPTLLSQHKKITAYFSGSG from the coding sequence ATGACCAACAAACGAATCCTACCGATCGGCACTCTGGTGCTTGGCCTGGTTTTTGGACTGGTCATGCTGATTACGCATCTGCTGGTGAAGCCACCAGCTCCGCCTTCCGAGCTTGAAGCTGTACTGCGCCAGGATTTCCGGCAGCTGACCCCGTTTCAGTTACAAAGCCACAATCGAGCCCCACTAAGCGAAAAGGATTTACAAGGCAAATGGAGTTATATTTTCTTTGGTTACCTCTCATGTCCGGACGTCTGCCCCAATACCTTGCATGAGCTGAGCCAATTTTGGATATTACTGAAAGACGAAACCGGGCTTGAACCGGAGGACCTGCAGGTATTATTTGTCTCGGTCGACCCCGAACGCGACAGCACCGAAACCCTGGCCCGGTACGTCAACCACTTTAACAAAAAATTTATCAGTGCGACCGCGGGTAAAGGCGCCATCGACAGGTTAACGAAGCAGTTCGGAGCGGGCTACATCCTCGAGGCAGAAACGGGCCCCGGGCAATACCTGGTGACACATACCAGCGCCATTTTCCTGGTCGATCCGCTGGGCCGACTGGTGGCGACCTTCTCACAGCCGCACTATGCTCCTACCCTGTTATCCCAGCACAAAAAAATCACGGCATATTTTTCGGGTAGCGGTTAG
- a CDS encoding cbb3-type cytochrome c oxidase subunit I codes for MLVNQFTLPAPDSNACKLTTGWLLLGLAALVIGGLYTILIVLSRTPFFQEIVPWVDFFRTALVVHVNLTVLVWFLAFAGVFWSYTNSKRCLRLGRAALILASLGTLTIVISPFTGESHPLMNNYVPVLQNTVFFIGLGLFGTGFCLLVIRSCFTSFDSDNQTSGETSLRFGLFVAVVASLFALAALLLSYLGIAEGFEGLAYYDRLFWGSGHIIQFSHTQLMLVAWLWLASVSGGLLRISPRVALFLFLLGLQPVLAAPVIYLAFDVSSGDHLFWFIQLMKYGNAIAAVPIGVATTLAIIEKWRPAAGFEIERNALLFSVLLFGVGGSIGFMISGSTVTVPAHYHGSIVGITIAFMGISYHLLPQLGFRKVEGRIARWQPGIYGTGQLMHIIGLAWSGGYNVARKSTGAERGFEQIAGMGLMGFGGLVSIIGGIMFLVLMYLAMKPGSKLPQQP; via the coding sequence ATGCTAGTAAACCAGTTTACGCTACCGGCGCCGGATAGTAATGCTTGTAAGTTAACCACGGGCTGGCTGTTGTTGGGACTAGCGGCGCTTGTCATCGGTGGTTTGTATACCATTTTGATCGTGTTGTCGCGCACTCCGTTCTTTCAGGAAATTGTTCCCTGGGTCGATTTTTTTCGCACTGCGCTCGTAGTTCACGTCAATCTCACGGTACTGGTCTGGTTCCTCGCCTTTGCCGGTGTTTTCTGGAGTTATACCAACTCGAAGCGCTGCCTGCGCCTTGGCCGGGCTGCGCTCATACTGGCCAGCCTCGGAACCCTTACCATCGTCATCTCCCCGTTTACCGGTGAAAGCCACCCGTTGATGAACAACTATGTGCCGGTGTTACAGAACACGGTATTCTTCATAGGGCTCGGCCTCTTCGGAACCGGATTCTGCCTGCTCGTAATACGCAGTTGTTTCACTTCATTTGACAGTGACAACCAGACCAGTGGCGAGACCAGTCTGCGCTTTGGGCTGTTTGTCGCAGTGGTGGCGTCACTGTTTGCGCTAGCTGCACTACTGTTATCGTACTTAGGAATTGCTGAAGGCTTCGAGGGTCTCGCCTACTACGATCGCCTGTTCTGGGGCAGCGGCCATATTATTCAGTTCAGTCATACCCAGCTGATGCTGGTCGCGTGGCTGTGGCTGGCCTCGGTCAGTGGCGGCTTGCTACGCATTTCCCCGCGCGTGGCGCTGTTTTTGTTCCTGCTTGGATTGCAGCCAGTACTGGCAGCACCAGTCATATACCTGGCCTTCGATGTCAGTTCGGGTGACCACCTGTTCTGGTTTATCCAGTTGATGAAATACGGTAACGCCATCGCCGCGGTTCCGATCGGCGTGGCAACCACGCTCGCGATCATCGAAAAATGGCGCCCCGCTGCGGGATTTGAAATCGAGAGAAACGCGCTGTTGTTTTCGGTGTTACTGTTTGGCGTCGGGGGCTCAATCGGTTTCATGATCAGCGGCAGTACGGTTACCGTACCGGCGCACTACCATGGTTCCATCGTCGGCATAACCATTGCATTTATGGGCATCAGCTATCACTTGCTGCCGCAATTGGGGTTCAGAAAAGTCGAGGGCAGGATCGCCCGCTGGCAGCCCGGAATCTACGGCACGGGGCAACTAATGCACATCATCGGCCTGGCCTGGTCCGGTGGCTATAACGTCGCGCGCAAGTCGACCGGCGCCGAACGCGGTTTCGAGCAGATAGCGGGCATGGGTTTGATGGGATTCGGCGGCCTGGTTTCGATCATTGGCGGCATCATGTTCCTGGTGCTAATGTACCTGGCAATGAAACCCGGGAGCAAGCTTCCTCAGCAACCATAG